The genomic interval TTATGTGTTATGAGCTAACTTAAAACTTGCAGCCTCAAGCAAGGGAGAAAGGTGAAAAGGAGGGGTTTGAAGTCAGTGTTGCTGAAACAAGTTTTAAAGCTAACACGAAAGCTCTAGCAGAAAATGAAGGGGAGGGAATTGCCCAGGTTATATTTTTGTATCTTGCTCCACCAATGCTTATTAAAGTGTTAAATGCTTTTTATGAATTCTGTACTAAAGAATTTCTTTGGTGGTACTAAAATTATCTGGTCATGACAGTTGTTCGACATTCTTATCCATTTTTTTATCTGGATTTTTTTTGTTCCCATACAGGCTTGACATTGCTAACTGTCATTTACATTGTCATGCATTTGATATACAAACCTGACGATGGAGAAATCCTAGGAGTTCATATTTTTGGTTTGCACGCAGCAGATCTCATCCATGAAGCATCCAATGCTATAGCATTAGGGACACGTATTCAGGTAATTTTTCCACCGACCGACACGGTAATTTAAACACAGTGACAAACCTGGGTTTTAGACTATTACTAGTCACCAATGTCTCTTATTGTCTTATCAAATCTATCTACTAAACCTCACTGTTTTGTGGCATCATGCAGGACATAAAACTTGCAGTTCATGCACATCCAACTCTGTCTGAGGTTCTTGATGAGTTATTTAAATCAGCAAAGGTGAGATAATCcttaatgtttatatatattctCGGTAGATATTTCTAATATACAATTTTTACATGAATGTGTCCagctttatttattttctaaatttttgttagttttttatttgtgatttttagGATTTAGcttctaaatttaaaagtctgtaaatttttcaacaatcttaaatattaatatttttaacttgctAGTTTAAAGTTTAACTTCTTATTAGAATTTAGGGTTTTaattttctactttttttttaattaaaattcagtCTTCAAactgtattatttttatttgagactTGGATAAATTGAATGAAGCAAGGAAGAAGGTTTTGGAATGGAAAGGAGCTTAatggaaaaaatattaattattgatactTATGTATGATAATGTAATTCTGCTGCACAATGTAATTCTcattaacatttaattattagtattttttcattttataataaatatcattttagttaaaaaaaaatattatttcaactttaaatataatttgaattattattttcgACTATAATTCAAATATTACTATGTGTActgatttcaaattttcaatttcacttTATCcgtttaatattaaaaaatcaactaataattaataataaaataatttacaattgtATAGTATTTTGAGGATAAATTCTGAAAATATTTAAgttccctttatttatttatttattaataagttccattttttattataattaacatatttataGTTGGGCTTGTCTAGCAGATTCATTTTCAGAGATATACAATTCGGTGGATATATACAAACCCTAGCCGCTTTATTCCTAATTTCCCTTACAGAAAACCCTAGCCGCTTTGAGTTCAAGGTTAGCCACAGAAAACCCTAGCCGCAGTTTCTATTGCATCTGATTCTCTAACAACTCCCCTTCCCCTTGCCCTTCGTTGTTTAAAttctatttgtttttgttgaatttcAGAGATGGCGAAGTCAAAGAATCACACAGCTCACAACCAATCTTACAAGGCACACAAGAACGGCATCAAAAAGCCAAAGAGGCACCGTCACACTTCCACCAAAGGGGTATGTTTTCATTCTCCTTTCTATTTCTCagttttcaacttttttattcaattaataattgattCATATAATTTTGGCTAATAATGTATTGTTATTGATTCTGTAGATGGATCCTAAGTTTCTCAGGAACCAGAGGTATGCAAGGAagcacaacaacaaaaatggggAAATCGCCACCGAAGAAGAGTAAACTGTCTTTTTGAATCCAGCTCTTAATGTTTTACTTTAAATCTGTCTCGTCTTGTGTAGTAGTATTTTCCGAGCTTTATTTTTAATGCAGTGAAAATGCAGTACTCTATAAGCTTTTTTGCTGGTTTTTGTTGAAcactatttgaatttttatcataTGAATATTTAGTTGATTGTGTTCTAGCACATTTTTTCAGTTATTTGAATTTgggtgttttgtttttttagttggAAAAATTCCCTGATGAAAGGGGGGCTATCCTCCCCTTTATAGGTTTTTGTTAAGTTAAGCTGCATCTTTTCTTCCACTATAGATGTAAATACAGAGATGATAAGCTATTAAGaaccctttatttatttatttatgaattcgtggtttttaaagaaattgaaaattagtCAATCATAGGGTTTAATTCCAGTGACCCAACGTTGGAATATTTGCAATAATGTTCTATAGCCTATCTcatctttttaaataataaaatgtgcTTTTGTTACCAGGAAATATTTTCACGGTTTAATAGTTTGCCAACACTTTATTAGGCTTCTCATATAACAGCATATTTTTGAACTGTCAATGGTTGTAGTAAATGTAacaatttatcttttgttattattaacgATGGTCTGTTTTGCACTATATAATAATTAGTAATACCagcatttttaattataacagcTTTAAATCAATGTTGCGATTTATCCTTAGTAAATGTTGCTTCTCATATAACTGCATTTTTTTTGAACTGCCAATGGTTTTAGTAAACATAGTACATAAGTAATATTAACATAGTACAGAAGGTGCTATCTCTGAAACTAAGCATGGAAAACTGACCCCTTAGCAATGGAAGAAAAAAGGGAAAAGAGAAAGAAGCGGAATCTAATTGTGAATCCGTCATATAGATTTTCTGCTTCAGTGCAGTTTCATGCACTCATATGCTAAACATATAGCCAGTACATTAAGCACTTATGAGCTTTATGATCTATAAGGAAAATGTGAGGACTGTGGCTTGTCAAACTAGCCAATCAACAAAAACTGAATCAAGAAATTAAAAGATGTAGTTACCTTGAATGCAAAAACTCCAGTATGATAGTCAATATTACGGGGATTTACAAGAACCCTCTGAGCCAGCTTGCTGATTTCAGGATCAAATCCAGGCATAAGCTGATCTAAAGCTTCAACAAAAGTAACCTGcatactaccaataattacttAACTTACAATAAACTAGAAGCCTAACTTTTATTACATGGAAATAACATAAAGATTATATATCTGTTAACTTCTAGAACTAATAAAAACTATAAGAACAACAATATGATTTGGAACACAAACATTAGTTTCTGTTTTCAATGGATAATAGGCATTATTTTGCAAATATTTCTCATGAACAAAGAATAGgggaaaaaaaagtaaaagtatcACAAAGATGAATTGCTATCCAATTTGGAACAGACTCCAGTTTGAGTGCATGGTCACTGGTAATCACAGTCTTCCCTATAGGTGACAgttggaatttttttattaagaaatgaTCACAGCCAATATTTCTCATCAATTCTgttgtttttaatattgaaattcAGCTGTATGCTTAATTTGTCTTCTAAATGTCAATTTTGTATGCTTTCGTCCAATTTAGTCTGTAGCAGAAACATTGACATGTTATTCTTTCAAAGCTACAATTTGTAGCTTGTGCATACCCTCTCTGAAATTCACTCAAACTTGCAGTTACTGTGAATTCAATGGCTTACCAACCATTTGCTTAGCATGTTTGTAGACAGTAGACGTCATTATTGTTTGTCGTAAAACAACAAATGGGACCGTACGTATTCATGATATCTAGCCTGCTACTTTTAGTTTGGAGAATAAAGTATTGGTGATAAATTACCCTCCAACACTCATCAAAGATCTGTTCTGGTACTTATTTTTCAGTTCATCCAAATTGTGGTTGTTAATCCTTTAGAGAAAATAAACCATGGTGAATGGTCcctttagatttttttaaacattttttcgAGTTGAAACCTTTTCCCTCCTCCCTTTTACCCCTTAATCTCAACATACCATTCTCTTCTCGTCCGAGTTATAGATaggtttttttaaataaaatctaattcgCAGCTCAGTTTAACAGGGCGTTAACATGTTATTAGTATCGCCCAAAGCTGATGATTTCCTTTTGAAACGTGTAATTGCCTTTCATTTTGATCTGTCAATGGACTTCACGGGTATGGGTTTACTCGATCCACTCAATAACCCAACTTTATGTTCGTTTTTTCCAATTATGGGCCATTCCTATCAAACATCAAATCGTTTCTGATGaaataatgattttaatgattcaAACCTTCAAGCCCAAACCAGTTAAAggcaaatataatattattttttacaatttacttcaaataatgagtttttaaattataaaatttagtcTACATATTGAAATTGTAATGAAATCAAATTCTATTTAACTGTATAGTTTTTGGGATTAACTTGAACCAACATTAGATTATTTCTCgtttgataataaattttgattctTTGTACAACCCTAATAAATGAAATATGGTTAGTTCCAGTGATGGATCTACTCACAAACAACTCAATCTAAATCTTGAACACCCATACGAGGTAGAGATAGAAAGGGTTGCAGAGTCTTACTTAAGATTTTCAGATTTTGTCTTTAAAGTACACATTTGATAGTAGAAACCCTACTAATGTATGTTCACATTCTTGCTGTACGGGATAGGAGACATGAAAAGAAAGACAATTTCTTATACTTATGAACATGGAATACAGTGGAACATTGATAGATAGACAACAATATGAGCAGTAGTAGAAAAAATAGATACTTTTCGAGTAATGAGCAGTAGTAGAAAAAATAGATACTTTTGGAGTAACGTCCACCATGGCAAAATGCTAGGAGTTAGTGCGTTGGTTAATTATAAAATGGTCTACTCATAATGATCTAATAATTGGATATCTTGTCAAAGAAAAAAAtggtttgttttttctttctctatttCTCATCTCCATTACTAAGTTTTGATAtgatttgaattataaaaaaaggtGTATAAAAAGGAATAAAGTAACTAATATTAATCATTGTTGATCAAATTAATGGTTGATATTATGTGTACATGTAAGTGATTATAATATCAATCATTGATTCACtcattttaaatgaattaaatttatttgaaaagtcATAATATCGTTGTATCTAGGGTTTTTTATTAGattatcccttttttttttttttaataccaatctaccctactttgaaattaaaataccaATCTGTCCTACTTTTTTGCCCCAGATGCAAGTCGCATCCTGGGGCTGCGACCTCTTGAAAGGCAAAATTTTTAACTTCAAcacatggtcgcatcctggggatgcgacctcccacttgggaagttttttttttttgttgaattttgggtggataaaatgttatatttattatatttaataataataatggNNNNNNNNNNNNNNNNNNNNNNNNNNNNNNNNNNNNNNNNNNNNNNNNNNNNNNNNNNNNNNNNNNNNNNNNNNNNNNNNNNNNNNNNNNNNNNNNNNNNNNNNNNNNNNNNNNNNNNNNNNNNNNNNNNNNNNNNNNNNNNNNNNNNNNNNNNNNNNNNNNNNNNNNNNNNNNNNNNNNNNNNNNNNNNNNNNNNNNNNNNNNNNNNNNNNNNNNNNNNNNNNNNNNNNNNNNNNNNNNNNNNNNNNNNNNNNNNNNNNNNNNNNNNNNNNNNNNNNNNNNNNNNNNNNNNNNNNNNNNNNNNNNNNNNNNNNNNNNNNNNNNNNNNNNNNNNNNNNNNNNNNNNNNNNNNNNNNNNNNNNNNNNNNNNNNNNNNNNNNNNNNNNNNNNNNNNNNNNNNNNNNNNNNNNNNNNNNNNNNNNNNNNNNNNNNNNNNNNNNNNNNNNNNNNNNNNNNNNNNNNNNNNNNNNNNNNNNNNNNNNNNNNNNNNNNNNNNNNNNNNNNNNNNNNNNNNNNNNNNNNNNNNNNNNNNNNNNNNNNNNNNNNNNNNNNNNNNNNNNNNNNNNNNNNNNNNNNNNNNNNNNNNNNNNNNNNNNNNNNNNNNNNNNNNNNNNNNNNNNNNNNNNNNNNNNNNNNNNNNNNNNNNNNNNNNNNNNNNNNNNNNNNNNNNNNNNNNNNNNNNNNNNNNNNNNNNNNNNNNNNNNNNNNNNNNNNNNNNNNNNNNNNNNNNNNNNNNNNNNNNNNNNNNNNNNNNNNNNNNNNNNNNNNNNNNNNNNNNNNNNNNNNNNNNNNNNNNNNNNNNNNNNNNNNNNNNNNNNNNNNNNNNNNNNNNNNNNNNNNNNNNNNNNNNNNNNNNNNNNNNNNNNNNNNNNNNNNNNNNNNNNNNNNNNNNNNNNNNNNNNNNNNNNNNNNNNNNNNNNNNNNNNNNNNNNNNNNNNNNNNNNNNNNNNNNNNNNNNNNNNNNNNNNNNNNNNNNNNNNNNNNNNNNNNNNNNNNNNNNNNNNNNNNNNNNNNNNNNNNNNNNNNNNNNNNNNNNNNNNNNNNNNNNNNNNNNNNNNNNNNNNNNNNNNNNNNNNNNNNNNNNNNNNNNNNNNNNNNNNNNNNNNNNNNNNNNNNNNNNNNNNNNNNNNNNNNNNNNNNNNNNNNNNNNNNNNNNNNNNNNNNNNNNNNNNNNNNNNNNNNNNNNNNNNNNNNNNNNNNNNNNNNNNNNNNNNNNNNNNNNNNNNNNNNNNNNNNNNNNNNNNNNNNNNNNNNNNNNNNNNNNNNNNNNNNNNNNNNNNNNNNNNNNNNNNNNNNNNNNNNNNNNNNNNNNNNNNNNNNNNNNNNNNNNNNNNNNNNNNNNNNNNNNNNNNNNNNNNNNNNNNNNNNNNNNNNNNNNNNNNNNNNNNNNNNNNNNNNNNNNNNNNNNNNNNNNNNNNNNNNNNNNNNNNNNNNNNNNNNNNNNNNNNNNNNNNNNNNNNNNNNNNNNNNNNNNNNNNNNNNNNNNNNNNNNNNNNNNNNNNNNNNNNNNNNNNNNNNNNNNNNNNNNNNNNNNNNNNNNNNNNNNNNNNNNNNNNNNNNNNNNNNNNNNNNNNNNNNNNNNNNNNNNNNNNNNNNNNNNNNNNNNNNNNNNNNNNNNNNNNNNNNNNNNNNNNNNNNNNNNNNNNNNNNNNNNNNNNNNNNNNNNNNNNNNNNNNNNNNNNNNNNNNNNNNNNNNNNNNNNNNNNNNNNNNNNNNNNNNNNNNNNNNNNNNNNNNNNNNNNNNNNNNNNNNNNNNNNNNNNNNNNNNNNNNNNNNNNNNNNNNNNNNNNNNNNNNNNNNNNNNNNNNNNNNNNNNNNNNNNNNNNNNNNNNNNNNNNNNNNNNNNNNNNNNNNNNNNNNNNNNNNNNNNNNNNNNNNNNNNNNNNNNNNNNNNNNNNNNNNNNNNNNNNNNNNNNNNNNNNNNNNNNNNNNNNNNNNNNNNNNNNNNNNNNNNNNNNNNNNNNNNNNNNNNNNNNNNNNNNNNNNNNNNNNNNNNNNNNNNNNNNNNNNNNNNNNNNNNNNNNNNNNNNNNNNNNNNNNNNNNNNNNNNNNNNNNNNNNNNNNNNNNNNNNNNNNNNNNNNNNNNNNNNNNNNNNNNNNNNNNNNNNNNNNNNNNNNNNNNNNNNNNNNNNNNNNNNNNNNNNNNNNNNNNNNNNNNNNNNNNNNNNNNNNNNNNNNNNNNNNNNNNNNNNNNNNNNNNNNNNNNNNNNNNNNNNNNNNNNNNNNNNNNNNNNNNNNNNNNNNNNNNNNNNNNNNNNNNNNNNNNNNNNNNNNNNNNNNNNNNNNNNNNNNNNNNNNNNNNNNNNNNNNNNNNNNNNNNNNNNNNNNNNNNNNNNNNNNNNNNNNNNNNNNNNNNNNNNNNNNNNNNNNNNNNNNNNNNNNNNNNNNNNNNNNNNNNNNNNNNNNNNNNNNNNNNNNNNNNNNNNNNNNNNNNNNNNNNNNNNNNNNNNNNNNNNNNNNNNNNNNNNNNNNNNNNNNNNNNNNNNNNNNNNNNNNNNNNNNNNNNNNNNNNNNNNNNNNNNNNNNNNNNNNNNNNNNNNNNNNNNNNNNNNNNNNNNNNNNNNNNNNNNNNNNNNNNNNNNNNNNNNNNNNNNNNNNNNNNNNNNNNNNNNNNNNNNNNNNNNNNNNNNNNNNNNNNNNNNNNNNNNNNNNNNNNNNNNNNNNNNNNNNNNNNNNNNNNNNNNNNNNNNNNNNNNNNNNNNNNNNNNNNNNNNNNNNNNNNNNNNNNNNNNNNNNNNNNNNNNNNNNNNNNNNNNNNNNNNNNNNNNNNNNNNNNNNNNNNNNNNNNNNNNNNNNNNNNNNNNNNNNNNNNNNNNNNNNNNNNNNNNNNNNNNNNNNNNNNNNNNNNNNNNNNNNNNNNNNNNNNNNNNNNNNNNNNNNNNNNNNNNNNNNNNNNNNNNNNNNNNNNNNNNNNNNNNNNNNNNNNNNNNNNNNNNNNNNNNNNNNNNNNNNNNNNNNNNNNNNNNNNNNNNNNNNNNNNNNNNNNNNNNNNNNNNNNNNNNNNNNNNNNNNNNNNNNNNNNNNNNNNNNNNNNNNNNNNNNNNNNNNNNNNNNNNNNNNNNNNNNNNNNNNNNNNNNNNNNNNNNNNNNNNNNNNNNNNNNNNNNNNNNNNNNNNNNNNNNNNNNNNNNNNNNNNNNNNNNNNNNNNNNNNNNNNNNNNNNNNNNNNNNNNNNNNNNNNNNNNNNNNNNNNNNNNNNNNNNNNNNNNNNNNNNNNNNNNNNNNNNNNNNNNNNNNNNNNNNNNNNNNNNNNNNNNNNNNNNNNNNNNNNNNNNNNNNNNNNNNNNNNNNNNNNNNNNNNNNNNNNNNNNNNNNNNNNNNNNNNNNNNNNNNNNNNNNNNNNNNNNNNNNNNNNNNNNNNNNNNNNNNNNNNNNNNNNNNNNNNNNNNNNNNNNNNNNNNNNNNNNNNNNNNNNNNNNNNNNNNNNNNNNNNNNNNNNNNNNNNNNNNNNNNNNNNNNNNNNNNNNNNNNNNNNNNNNNNNNNNNNNNNNNNNNNNNNNNNNNNNNNNNNNNNNNNNNNNNNNNNNNNNNNNNNNNNNNNNNNNNNNNNNNNNNNNNNNNNNNNNNNNNNNNNNNNNNNNNNNNNNNNNNNNNNNNNNNNNNNNNNNNNNNNNNNNNNNNNNNNNNNNNNNNNNNNNNNNtattcaatctttaatcttgaccatccaaatttatttatcaacggttgtggtttagtagaaaaatatcaatcctcatacttttagttggaccaatcaaattgatctattcaatcctactaacttctataaatagataacTAGATCACACAATATCACCAcaccttctatctcatcataccttcTATTTCATCATAATCATGGCTTCTCAACAAGtcatttgtattgtttattacaATGGTTCAATTGTCGATGGAGTTGAAGGGAAAACATTTGTAAGTGATTACAAAAAGGCGTTCAAAGTACATTCTAGCAGCAACCTTGCTCGTCTAAAGAATGTCATTAAGAAAAAGTTGCAGTTCGACGACAACGTGACGATAACTGATATAGTTTATCGACACCTTGTCTTCTTTGGTGAAAATACAACCAGATTTGAATTGATGAAGGTTTGTGATGACGACGATGTTgaactcatgtttgatgtttatgcaCAATGGTCACAACTTGGCACCATTGAGTTATACATTACATTTGAAAGTGGTCCTACTTCACAACACAACACTATCAACCCATCACAACCATCAACCTCAAACATGCCTAtcccatcacaacactatgaaccatactctaccccttatcaacccgacgtacattctccatcacaacactatcaaCCATACCAACCATACTCTAGCCAAaatgaacaaactcaacatgtccaCAATGTCCACAATGTCTCCCAACAACTTAGCCCTTATCAACCCGACGTACAttctccatcacaacactatcaaccatactctagccaaaatgaacaaactcaacatgtccaCAATGTCTCCCAACAACTTAGCCCTTATCAACCCGACGTACAttctccatcacaacactatcaaccatactctagccaaaatgaacaaactcaacatgtccaCAATGTCTCCCAACAACTTTATCACGAATCTCTCCCAACAAGTCCACAATGTGATCTTCCACTTAGTGTCCATTATAATATCAATGAGGAAGAATTAGGTGATTATAGTGAAGATGATGAAACATACTTCGATGAATCATCTGGTGATTCTGACGATGATGATattgatgaagatatggaagCAGAAGATCAACTTATCCCACCTGTATTCGATCCACCATTCCACATGAAGAACATCAATCTATCCACCGCAAACCAACCAACTGAATTTGATCACATGTTCATTGACGAAGTCCCAAATTTAGATGGAACTCTTGaagttggaatgaagtttcagAGCAAGGATGAATGTGTACATGCAATCAAGCGTTATCAtctaaaacaatcattgaactTTGTGGTGCAAAAATCAGATCTAGAAAGGTACGTTATTATTTGTTCACatccaaattgtttgtttagatgtagagcttcaaaacgcaaaaaaaatgaattgtgggtgattgggaaattgaatgatcatacatgcacaaattctgcactatcacaagatcatacaaagcttgattctaacatgatatgtgcaagtataatgcaagttatgaggatggacccttca from Cicer arietinum cultivar CDC Frontier isolate Library 1 chromosome 5, Cicar.CDCFrontier_v2.0, whole genome shotgun sequence carries:
- the LOC101505550 gene encoding uncharacterized protein isoform X5; amino-acid sequence: MHLIYKPDDGEILGVHIFGLHAADLIHEASNAIALGTRIQDIKLAVHAHPTLSEVLDELFKSAKLGLSSRFIFRDIQFGGYIQTLAALFLISLTENPSRFEFKRWRSQRITQLTTNLTRHTRTASKSQRGTVTLPPKGWILSFSGTRGMQGSTTTKMGKSPPKKSKLSF
- the LOC101505550 gene encoding uncharacterized protein isoform X7 is translated as MHIQLCLRFLMSYLNQQRFIFRDIQFGGYIQTLAALFLISLTENPSRFEFKRWRSQRITQLTTNLTRHTRTASKSQRGTVTLPPKGWILSFSGTRGMQGSTTTKMGKSPPKKSKLSF
- the LOC101505550 gene encoding uncharacterized protein isoform X6 yields the protein MSYLNQQSRFIFRDIQFGGYIQTLAALFLISLTENPSRFEFKRWRSQRITQLTTNLTRHTRTASKSQRGTVTLPPKGWILSFSGTRGMQGSTTTKMGKSPPKKSKLSF
- the LOC101505550 gene encoding large ribosomal subunit protein eL29z-like isoform X8, whose amino-acid sequence is MAKSKNHTAHNQSYKAHKNGIKKPKRHRHTSTKGMDPKFLRNQRYARKHNNKNGEIATEEE
- the LOC105852070 gene encoding uncharacterized protein, yielding MASQQVICIVYYNGSIVDGVEGKTFVSDYKKAFKVHSSSNLARLKNVIKKKLQFDDNVTITDIVYRHLVFFGENTTRFELMKVCDDDDVELMFDVYAQWSQLGTIELYITFESGPTSQHNTINPSQPSTSNIPYQPDVHSPSQHYQPYSSQNEQTQHVHNVSQQLYHESLPTSPQCDLPLSVHYNINEEELGDYSEDDETYFDESSGDSDDDDIDEDMEAEDQLIPPVFDPPFHMKNINLSTANQPTEFDHMFIDEVPNLDGTLEVGMKFQSKDECVHAIKRYHLKQSLNFVVQKSDLERYVIICSHPNCLFRCRASKRKKNELWVIGKLNDHTCTNSALSQDHTKLDSNMICASIMQVMRMDPSIKVKVIIAQIQALYNYTISYRKAWLGKNKAIEQIYGNWEESYNQLPRWLLVMRTFAPGTIIKMETIPAYNEHGLINGMTIFHRLFWAYVPCISAFKFCKPIVQVDGTWLYGKYKGTLLVAVAQDGNDNIIPIAYALVEGETKEAWSFFLRNLRSHVTPQANICLISDRHESIKSAYNNLNNGWQHPPSKHVFCVRHIAQNFAREFKDNALKNKVISMGYSINESTYRYCWILIL